Proteins encoded together in one Flavobacterium keumense window:
- the mnmG gene encoding tRNA uridine-5-carboxymethylaminomethyl(34) synthesis enzyme MnmG — translation MFLNEYDVIVVGAGHAGCEAAAAAANLGSTTLLVTMSLQNIAQMSCNPAMGGIAKGQIVREIDALGGYSGIVSDRTAIQFKMLNKSKGPAMWSPRVQSDRMRFSEEWRMMLETTPNLDFYQEMVSGLIIENGKIKGIRTALGVEIKSKSVVLTNGTFLNGLIHIGEKQFGGGRAGESAAYGITEDLVNAGFQAGRMKTGTPPRVDGRSLDYSKMNEEKGDAKPDKFSYSDVTSPLIHQRSCHMTYTSLEVHDILREGFDRSPMFNGRIKSLGPRYCPSIEDKINRFADKERHQLFVEPEGWKTCEVYVNGFSTSLPEDIQFKALRSVAGFENVKFLRPGYAIEYDYFPPTQLKHTLETKLVEGLYFAGQINGTTGYEEAASQGLMAGINAHLKVHEKAPLILKRDEAYIGVLIDDLITKGTEEPYRMFTSRAEYRTLLRQDNADFRLTPMSYEIGLASEARMRRMEFKLNESEKMVNFFKETSVSVAETNPILESKASAPISQGDKMFKIFSRPQIDLDDILKFEKVITYVKENNIDQEVLEQAEIQVKYSGYIEKERNNADKLTRLEEVKIPEDFDYHKIKSMSIEAKQKLSKIKPTTIAQASRISGVSPSDVSVLLIYMGR, via the coding sequence ATGTTTTTAAACGAGTATGATGTAATTGTTGTGGGCGCGGGTCACGCAGGTTGTGAGGCCGCTGCCGCCGCTGCTAATTTAGGTTCAACAACATTGTTGGTTACAATGAGTTTGCAAAACATTGCGCAAATGTCATGTAATCCCGCTATGGGTGGAATTGCAAAAGGACAAATTGTACGCGAAATTGATGCTTTGGGGGGTTACTCTGGAATAGTATCGGATAGAACCGCAATTCAATTTAAAATGTTGAATAAATCCAAAGGACCAGCAATGTGGTCGCCACGAGTACAGAGTGATAGAATGCGTTTTTCTGAAGAATGGAGAATGATGTTGGAGACCACTCCCAATCTTGATTTTTATCAAGAAATGGTGAGCGGTTTGATTATTGAAAACGGAAAAATCAAAGGAATTAGAACAGCTCTTGGAGTGGAAATAAAATCCAAATCAGTGGTGTTGACCAATGGTACATTTTTGAATGGATTGATTCATATTGGCGAAAAACAATTTGGTGGTGGTAGAGCAGGAGAGAGCGCTGCGTATGGAATCACAGAAGATTTAGTAAATGCGGGTTTTCAAGCGGGACGAATGAAAACAGGAACACCTCCTCGAGTGGATGGACGTTCGTTGGATTATTCTAAAATGAATGAAGAAAAAGGAGATGCTAAACCAGATAAGTTTTCGTATTCTGATGTAACGTCTCCGTTGATTCATCAAAGATCATGTCACATGACGTACACTTCTTTAGAAGTTCACGATATTTTAAGAGAAGGTTTTGATCGTTCGCCCATGTTTAATGGCCGAATTAAGAGTTTGGGACCAAGATATTGCCCTTCAATTGAAGATAAAATCAATCGTTTTGCAGATAAAGAAAGACATCAATTATTTGTAGAACCAGAAGGATGGAAAACGTGCGAAGTGTATGTAAATGGCTTCTCTACTTCTTTACCTGAAGACATTCAATTTAAAGCACTGCGTTCGGTAGCAGGTTTTGAAAATGTGAAATTTTTACGGCCAGGTTATGCTATTGAATACGATTATTTTCCACCAACTCAGTTAAAACATACCTTAGAAACCAAGTTGGTTGAAGGCTTGTATTTTGCGGGACAAATTAACGGAACAACAGGCTATGAAGAAGCAGCTTCTCAAGGATTAATGGCGGGAATTAATGCCCACTTAAAAGTACATGAAAAAGCACCGTTAATTTTAAAAAGAGACGAGGCTTATATAGGTGTTTTAATTGATGATTTGATTACTAAAGGAACAGAAGAACCGTATCGAATGTTTACTTCTCGTGCTGAATATAGAACCTTATTACGCCAGGATAATGCCGATTTTAGATTGACGCCTATGTCGTACGAAATTGGTTTGGCTTCTGAAGCACGTATGCGCCGTATGGAATTTAAGTTAAACGAGTCGGAGAAAATGGTCAATTTTTTCAAAGAAACAAGTGTTTCGGTAGCAGAAACGAATCCAATTTTAGAATCTAAAGCTTCTGCACCAATCTCTCAGGGGGATAAAATGTTTAAAATATTTTCTAGACCTCAAATAGATTTGGATGATATTTTAAAGTTTGAAAAGGTAATTACCTATGTCAAAGAAAACAATATCGATCAAGAAGTGTTAGAACAAGCCGAGATCCAAGTAAAATATTCGGGTTATATTGAAAAGGAAAGAAACAATGCGGATAAACTAACGCGTTTGGAAGAAGTTAAAATCCCCGAGGACTTTGATTATCACAAGATCAAATCAATGTCAATTGAGGCGAAACAAAAGCTAAGTAAAATTAAACCCACTACTATTGCTCAAGCTTCTAGAATAAGCGGCGTATCACCGAGCGATGTTTCAGTTTTACTGATTTATATGGGAAGATAA
- a CDS encoding DUF6327 family protein, giving the protein MSKHYSSYDQINADLEILKLEKEIHKQHILLSVEKTKETLQPKNLFQEALTSYKKVFSNSYVRILQLAIPYVIDWLIHKKRGN; this is encoded by the coding sequence ATGTCTAAACACTATTCATCCTACGATCAAATTAATGCCGACTTAGAAATTCTAAAGCTGGAAAAAGAAATTCATAAGCAACATATTTTGTTGAGTGTGGAAAAAACAAAAGAAACATTACAACCCAAAAATCTTTTTCAAGAAGCATTAACGTCTTACAAAAAAGTGTTTTCTAATTCGTATGTACGCATTTTACAACTAGCCATTCCGTATGTTATTGATTGGCTTATCCATAAAAAAAGAGGCAATTAA
- the ybeY gene encoding rRNA maturation RNase YbeY encodes MIDFNYETNFTLENEDAISSWLSQVIISEDKKEGEINYIFCDDEYLLKINLEYLNHDTLTDIISFDYSMGNELNGDIFVSVERVQDNANDFKVSFEEELKRVMVHGVLHYCGYKDKTQSDEQVMRYKEDEKLAMFHVEQ; translated from the coding sequence ATGATCGATTTCAATTACGAAACCAACTTTACTTTAGAGAACGAAGACGCGATTTCTTCTTGGTTGTCTCAAGTAATTATTTCAGAAGATAAGAAGGAAGGGGAGATTAATTATATCTTTTGCGACGACGAATATCTTTTAAAAATCAACTTGGAATATTTAAACCATGACACGTTAACCGACATCATTAGTTTTGATTATTCGATGGGTAACGAACTAAATGGTGACATTTTTGTTTCGGTAGAAAGAGTACAAGACAACGCCAACGATTTTAAGGTTTCGTTTGAAGAAGAGTTAAAACGAGTAATGGTTCACGGGGTGTTACACTACTGTGGATACAAAGACAAAACACAATCGGATGAGCAAGTAATGCGCTATAAAGAAGATGAAAAATTAGCAATGTTTCACGTGGAACAATAG
- a CDS encoding DUF4175 family protein codes for MSTEEIIYQKLEAFIRKYYANELIKGIIFFFGLGLLYFLFTLSIEYFLWLKPNARTVLFLVFILVELVLLIRLILFPTFKLVKLKKGINYKQASEIIGNHFNEVGDKLTNFLQLAQNTAQSELLLASIQQKSIELQPIPFTNAVNFKANKKYLPWVVVPIGCIFFFYATGNSSVLFQSFNRVVHFNTAFAPPAPFQFQILNTTLTTEENKDFTIRVRTEGKVVPEKTMIFFNNESYYMETVRPGEFKYTITHPKQDLTFHLEANEISSNEYQLQVIAVPSITNFEMQLRFPSYLKKKPETLQGTGNAIIPEGTQVVWKITTQATQKMNWKSAGTAVSFAKKGNQFILAKTIIQNTEYQISSSNANAKQHEKLNYQFAVVKDQFPAIQVGHAPDSLKLGTNYCVGQISDDYGLSRLQVVYYPKDKLANAKRGTIAIKPAAFDQFIFSFPSSLPVQSGIVYEYYFEVFDNDAIHHFKRTKSAVFSSRLATAEEKEEQSLQQQNENSNGLEKSLKTQEKQLVELDKLKKLGKEKNEFEFKEQQKVTDFLKRQKNQEQMMQEFAEKMKANLESFKSDQKDPLKEDLVKRLEKTTQESDKNKKLLDELQKLNDKIGAEELLQKLDNYKQQSKNQTKNLAQLVELTKRFYVEKKAQQLAAKLDHLSEKQEQLSNSGKENKSDKQESINASFDKIQQELKDLQKDNTELKAPLDLPKQESKEKSIDDDLKKALDELQQNNTPKAQSKQKSAANKMKEMSQKMQESMESSEMEQLQEDVKMLRQITDNLLAFSNAQEEVMKQFKETKSASPSFNKNIKIQQNLKQQFKHVDDSLFAMSLRNPKIAEEITKQVGNVQYNVDKAIETLTNSQFTKGISHQQYAVSDANKLADRLSDMLFNMQLSLSGMSSGKPKPGQGQGMQLPDIIKKQQGLGEQMKQGMKENGQQGKSGKSQKNGQSGEQGEGDAEAIMQLYKEQRKLREALESELEKQGIGGKGQSALDQMKQLEKQLLNKGFKNETVQKANNIQQELLKLKTALQQQGEENKRESESNKKQFSNTANALPKPLLEYLNSIEILNRQSLPLRSNFNEKVQNYFNKK; via the coding sequence TTGTCAACTGAAGAAATCATATATCAGAAATTAGAAGCTTTCATAAGAAAGTATTACGCAAATGAATTGATCAAGGGAATCATCTTCTTTTTCGGTTTAGGATTGCTGTATTTTCTTTTCACTTTGAGTATCGAATATTTTCTATGGCTGAAACCAAATGCACGCACCGTTTTGTTTTTGGTGTTTATTTTGGTTGAATTGGTTTTGTTGATTCGGCTGATTTTGTTCCCCACTTTCAAGTTGGTTAAACTAAAAAAGGGAATTAATTATAAACAAGCGTCTGAGATCATTGGGAATCATTTTAACGAAGTAGGAGATAAGCTAACTAACTTTCTTCAGTTGGCACAAAATACAGCGCAATCCGAATTGTTATTGGCGTCTATTCAACAAAAATCAATCGAATTACAACCTATTCCTTTTACTAATGCAGTTAATTTTAAGGCCAATAAGAAGTATTTACCTTGGGTAGTAGTGCCAATAGGTTGTATTTTCTTTTTTTATGCAACTGGCAATAGCAGTGTGTTATTTCAAAGTTTTAATCGAGTGGTCCATTTCAATACGGCATTTGCTCCACCTGCACCTTTCCAATTTCAAATTCTCAATACCACTTTAACTACCGAAGAAAATAAAGATTTTACGATTCGTGTCCGTACCGAAGGAAAAGTGGTTCCTGAGAAAACCATGATTTTTTTCAATAACGAAAGTTATTATATGGAAACCGTTCGTCCTGGCGAATTCAAATACACGATTACCCATCCTAAGCAAGATTTAACTTTTCATTTGGAAGCGAATGAAATCAGTTCCAATGAGTATCAATTACAAGTAATTGCAGTGCCTTCGATAACCAATTTTGAAATGCAATTGAGGTTTCCATCTTATTTGAAAAAGAAACCCGAAACCCTTCAAGGAACAGGTAACGCTATAATTCCTGAGGGAACGCAAGTAGTATGGAAAATTACGACCCAAGCCACTCAAAAAATGAATTGGAAAAGTGCTGGAACGGCCGTTTCTTTTGCTAAAAAAGGGAATCAATTTATTTTGGCTAAAACGATTATTCAAAACACAGAGTATCAAATTAGTAGTTCCAATGCTAACGCAAAACAGCACGAAAAGTTAAATTATCAATTTGCCGTGGTAAAAGACCAGTTCCCCGCTATTCAAGTCGGCCATGCTCCAGATAGTTTAAAGTTGGGAACCAATTATTGCGTGGGTCAAATCTCGGATGATTATGGTTTGTCTAGGCTTCAAGTTGTGTATTATCCTAAAGACAAACTCGCCAATGCTAAGCGTGGAACAATTGCAATTAAGCCAGCGGCTTTTGATCAATTTATTTTTTCGTTTCCAAGTAGTTTACCGGTTCAATCAGGAATTGTTTACGAGTACTATTTTGAAGTTTTTGACAATGATGCGATACATCATTTCAAACGAACTAAATCCGCTGTTTTTTCTTCACGTTTGGCCACAGCCGAAGAGAAAGAAGAACAATCCTTGCAACAGCAAAACGAAAACAGCAACGGATTAGAAAAGTCGTTAAAGACTCAGGAAAAGCAATTGGTCGAATTAGATAAATTGAAAAAATTAGGAAAAGAGAAAAACGAGTTTGAATTCAAAGAGCAACAAAAAGTAACAGATTTCTTGAAGCGTCAAAAAAACCAAGAACAAATGATGCAGGAATTTGCAGAAAAGATGAAAGCCAATTTAGAAAGCTTTAAGTCGGATCAAAAAGATCCTTTGAAAGAAGACTTGGTAAAACGTCTTGAAAAAACCACTCAAGAATCCGATAAAAACAAAAAGTTGTTAGACGAACTTCAAAAACTAAATGACAAAATAGGAGCAGAGGAGTTGCTTCAAAAATTGGACAATTACAAACAGCAAAGTAAAAATCAAACTAAAAATTTGGCACAATTGGTGGAGCTCACTAAGCGATTTTATGTGGAGAAAAAAGCCCAGCAATTGGCAGCTAAATTAGATCACCTTTCAGAAAAGCAAGAACAATTGTCTAACAGCGGAAAAGAAAATAAATCCGACAAGCAAGAAAGTATTAATGCGTCTTTTGATAAGATTCAACAAGAGTTGAAGGATCTTCAAAAAGACAATACCGAATTAAAAGCCCCATTGGATTTACCCAAACAAGAATCTAAAGAAAAAAGTATTGACGATGATTTGAAAAAAGCGTTGGACGAATTGCAGCAAAACAACACTCCAAAAGCACAATCTAAGCAAAAATCAGCCGCTAATAAAATGAAAGAAATGTCTCAAAAAATGCAAGAGAGCATGGAGTCTTCTGAAATGGAACAATTGCAAGAAGATGTGAAAATGTTGCGACAAATTACAGATAATCTTTTGGCTTTTTCTAATGCTCAAGAAGAGGTGATGAAACAATTTAAAGAGACGAAATCGGCTTCGCCTTCGTTTAATAAAAACATAAAAATTCAACAGAATCTAAAACAACAATTCAAACATGTTGACGACAGTCTATTTGCGATGTCTTTGCGCAATCCTAAAATTGCTGAAGAGATTACCAAGCAAGTGGGCAATGTGCAATACAATGTCGATAAAGCTATTGAAACCCTAACCAATTCTCAATTTACTAAAGGGATTTCACACCAACAATATGCCGTTTCAGACGCCAATAAATTAGCGGATAGACTGAGTGATATGCTGTTCAATATGCAACTGTCTTTGTCGGGAATGAGTAGTGGAAAACCAAAGCCAGGTCAGGGGCAAGGAATGCAATTGCCCGACATTATTAAAAAGCAACAAGGCTTGGGCGAACAAATGAAGCAAGGAATGAAAGAGAATGGACAGCAAGGCAAATCTGGCAAGTCACAAAAGAACGGTCAAAGTGGAGAACAAGGTGAAGGTGATGCTGAGGCGATAATGCAACTTTATAAAGAGCAACGTAAACTTCGAGAAGCGCTTGAAAGCGAATTAGAAAAGCAAGGAATTGGAGGTAAAGGACAGTCTGCTTTAGATCAAATGAAACAGTTGGAAAAGCAATTATTAAACAAAGGTTTTAAGAACGAAACCGTTCAAAAAGCTAACAACATTCAACAAGAATTATTAAAATTAAAAACAGCGTTGCAACAACAAGGAGAAGAAAATAAAAGAGAATCAGAAAGCAATAAAAAACAATTTTCAAATACAGCCAATGCTTTACCCAAGCCTTTGTTAGAATATTTGAATAGCATTGAGATATTAAATAGACAATCCTTACCTTTGCGCTCGAATTTTAACGAAAAGGTTCAAAATTATTTTAATAAAAAATGA
- a CDS encoding class I SAM-dependent methyltransferase, whose amino-acid sequence MTISNKKHFLTVTDYSVSKEIFDLYLDEELDMLITHPQPSLDVLGKYYESADYISHTDSKRSLFEKAYHFVKSIALKNKLNLINSLQPNKGRILDIGAGTGEFLSVAKQNGWETTGVEPSDKAKQIAINKGVSFVEAIAQLDDHSFDVITMWHVLEHVPDLDHQIKELKRLLKPTGSLIIAVPNFKSFDAAYYGKFWAAYDVPIHFWHFSKKAIQKLFQKEQMELVKILPMKFDSFYVSLLSEKYKTGRMNFIKAFFIGLWSNIRAKSDLEYSSHIYVLKNW is encoded by the coding sequence ATGACTATTTCAAACAAAAAACATTTTCTTACTGTTACTGATTATTCTGTTTCCAAAGAAATTTTTGACCTGTATCTAGACGAAGAGTTGGATATGTTGATTACGCATCCACAACCTAGTTTAGATGTGCTTGGAAAGTATTATGAAAGTGCTGATTACATTTCGCACACAGACAGTAAGCGCTCTTTGTTTGAAAAAGCGTATCATTTTGTAAAATCCATTGCTTTAAAAAACAAATTAAATTTAATTAATTCGTTGCAACCTAATAAGGGACGAATTCTTGACATTGGAGCAGGTACGGGAGAGTTTCTTTCGGTAGCCAAACAAAACGGTTGGGAAACTACAGGCGTCGAACCTAGTGATAAAGCAAAACAGATAGCCATTAACAAAGGCGTTTCTTTTGTAGAGGCTATCGCGCAACTAGATGACCATTCTTTTGATGTAATTACAATGTGGCATGTTTTAGAACACGTACCTGATTTGGATCACCAAATAAAAGAATTGAAGCGTTTGTTAAAACCAACAGGTTCTTTAATTATTGCAGTTCCTAATTTCAAATCGTTTGATGCGGCATATTATGGTAAATTTTGGGCAGCATATGATGTACCTATTCATTTTTGGCATTTCTCAAAAAAAGCGATTCAAAAATTATTTCAAAAAGAACAAATGGAATTAGTTAAAATTCTTCCTATGAAATTTGATTCGTTTTATGTGAGTTTATTATCTGAAAAATACAAAACAGGAAGAATGAACTTTATAAAAGCATTTTTCATTGGATTATGGTCAAATATAAGAGCAAAATCAGATTTGGAGTATTCTTCTCATATTTATGTGCTTAAAAATTGGTAA
- a CDS encoding YtxH domain-containing protein — MSSTSGNSLLALVTGALIGAGVGILFAPDKGSKTREKIKDGFQEAKDDLKQKLDEVSEQLKNKLSSSKDTLEDSFEDLISNVSYKTEDVISFLEQKLAELKEQNAKLQK; from the coding sequence ATGTCAAGTACTTCAGGAAATTCTTTATTGGCACTTGTAACAGGTGCATTAATTGGTGCAGGAGTTGGAATTTTATTTGCTCCAGATAAAGGTTCAAAAACAAGAGAAAAAATAAAAGATGGTTTTCAAGAGGCAAAAGACGATTTGAAACAAAAATTAGATGAAGTTTCAGAGCAGCTTAAAAATAAATTGTCATCTTCCAAAGATACTTTAGAAGACTCATTTGAAGATTTGATTTCTAATGTGAGTTATAAAACAGAAGATGTTATTTCATTTTTAGAACAAAAATTAGCCGAATTGAAAGAGCAAAACGCCAAACTTCAAAAATAA
- the gltX gene encoding glutamate--tRNA ligase yields the protein MLKPIRVRFAPSPTGPLHIGGVRTALFNYLFAKKNNGTFFLRIEDTDQNRFVAGAEEYILEALNWLGIAPDETVGKNEKFGPYRQSERKELYQQYANQLINSGNAYYAFDTAEALDAHRKQHEEQGKTFIYNHHNREKLDTSLVISKEETERRIAAGEEYVIRFKTPVNETLHLHDIIRGDVKFETNLLDDKVLFKSDGMPTYHLANIVDDHLMETSHVIRGEEWLPSMPLHVLLYRAFGWEAPEFAHLPLILKPIGNGKLSKRDGDKMGFPVFPLEWKTEEGVSSGYREKGFFPEAVVNFLALLGWNDGTEKELFSLEELVQNFDLNRVHKAGAKFDPEKNKWFNHQYLIQQPDADLAKAFSPILTEKGITIEENKLITIVSLIKERAHFVSEFWELSDYFFEAPSSYDEKASKNWKEETPALMQNLIAVLDGIQDFTASTIETVVKEWMTANEIGMGKIMQPFRLSLVGALKGPHLFDIAELIGKQETIQRIQKAIASL from the coding sequence ATGTTAAAGCCAATTCGTGTGCGTTTTGCACCTAGTCCAACGGGACCTTTACATATCGGTGGGGTTCGTACCGCCTTATTTAATTATTTGTTTGCCAAGAAAAATAACGGAACTTTCTTCTTACGAATTGAAGATACCGACCAAAATCGTTTTGTAGCTGGTGCCGAAGAATACATCTTGGAAGCCTTAAATTGGTTAGGGATTGCACCTGATGAAACCGTTGGAAAGAATGAAAAATTTGGCCCTTACCGCCAAAGCGAACGAAAAGAGTTGTACCAGCAATATGCCAATCAATTAATCAATTCTGGAAATGCGTATTATGCTTTTGATACTGCTGAAGCTTTGGATGCGCATAGAAAACAACACGAAGAACAAGGAAAAACATTCATCTACAACCATCACAATAGAGAAAAATTAGACACTTCGTTAGTGATTTCTAAAGAAGAAACCGAAAGAAGAATCGCTGCAGGTGAAGAATATGTAATCCGTTTTAAAACTCCTGTAAATGAAACTTTGCATTTACACGACATCATTCGCGGAGACGTAAAATTTGAAACCAATTTACTAGACGATAAAGTATTATTTAAAAGCGACGGAATGCCAACGTACCACTTGGCAAATATTGTGGACGACCATTTGATGGAAACCTCACACGTTATTCGTGGCGAAGAATGGTTGCCTTCTATGCCGTTGCACGTTTTATTGTACCGTGCTTTTGGTTGGGAAGCGCCCGAATTTGCTCATTTGCCCTTGATTCTAAAACCAATTGGAAACGGAAAATTATCCAAAAGAGATGGTGATAAAATGGGATTCCCGGTATTTCCATTAGAATGGAAAACAGAAGAAGGTGTTTCATCAGGTTACAGAGAAAAAGGATTTTTTCCAGAAGCTGTAGTTAACTTTTTAGCCTTATTGGGTTGGAACGATGGAACCGAAAAAGAATTATTTTCTTTGGAAGAGTTGGTCCAAAATTTCGATTTAAATCGAGTACATAAAGCGGGAGCTAAATTTGATCCTGAAAAAAATAAATGGTTCAATCACCAATATTTGATACAACAGCCAGATGCTGATTTGGCGAAAGCCTTCTCTCCTATTTTGACCGAAAAAGGAATTACAATTGAAGAAAATAAATTAATTACCATTGTTTCATTAATAAAAGAACGTGCGCATTTTGTTTCTGAATTTTGGGAATTAAGTGACTACTTTTTTGAAGCGCCAAGTTCGTACGATGAAAAAGCATCCAAAAACTGGAAAGAGGAAACGCCTGCTTTAATGCAAAATTTAATTGCTGTTTTAGACGGGATTCAAGACTTTACTGCTTCAACAATAGAAACGGTTGTTAAAGAATGGATGACGGCTAATGAAATTGGAATGGGAAAAATAATGCAACCTTTCCGTTTGAGTTTAGTAGGTGCTTTAAAAGGCCCTCACCTATTTGACATTGCTGAATTGATTGGAAAACAAGAAACCATTCAACGAATTCAAAAAGCAATAGCTAGTTTATAA
- a CDS encoding competence protein: protein MAFEEIKNQTEQIQEHAKGYIETNIEYYKLRGFKVLMQSTTMIVKFLLIVLCLSMVILFGSIAAAFAIGSYFNNTALGFLIVGGFYLILTGLLFLVKDKIVEGPILEKFSAIFFND from the coding sequence ATGGCTTTTGAAGAAATAAAAAATCAAACCGAACAAATTCAAGAACACGCAAAAGGGTATATAGAAACCAATATTGAGTATTATAAACTTCGTGGTTTTAAAGTTTTGATGCAATCAACCACAATGATTGTTAAATTCCTTTTAATTGTACTTTGTTTGAGTATGGTAATTTTGTTTGGTTCTATTGCAGCGGCGTTTGCTATTGGAAGTTATTTCAACAATACCGCTTTGGGTTTTCTAATCGTTGGAGGATTTTATTTGATTCTTACAGGATTATTATTTTTAGTGAAAGATAAAATTGTAGAAGGACCTATTTTAGAGAAATTTTCAGCCATCTTTTTTAATGATTAA